Proteins from a single region of Catenulispora acidiphila DSM 44928:
- a CDS encoding radical SAM/SPASM domain-containing protein → MPATLTADAVHATAVKEPFLFLYITEHCQLRCKHCYMGDRLDMARRMTPERVEEILSTLRIAYGQYKVYLLGGEPTTHPQLEQILDICEQQNYKVVLTSNGLIPQKVWPVLEGRLDSFSFSMDGAREQTHEAMRGPNTWRPLVGSMRRAIDAGFQTRAIFTITSDNVADVQDAIAFADDLGLEMLSFHYFTPTGLGLDKPHLQLPPERWMELCDQITGWAAGRRLRVFFPPSFVPAARLPVLAAQGYRGCTARNLERLAIFPDGRVYICSAFFDTDLHYGTFRDGVIEPRTATGPTELTLVNKISANCRGCGHADVCGGGCAAYDHLNRTLVSSECDRTTIPICPLWSMPAEPANTEHRLVDLR, encoded by the coding sequence ATGCCAGCGACACTCACCGCCGACGCAGTACACGCCACGGCGGTCAAGGAGCCGTTCCTGTTCTTGTACATCACCGAGCACTGCCAACTGCGCTGCAAGCACTGCTACATGGGCGACCGGCTGGACATGGCCAGGCGCATGACCCCTGAGAGGGTGGAGGAGATCCTGTCCACCCTGCGGATCGCGTACGGCCAGTACAAGGTCTACCTGCTCGGCGGTGAGCCGACCACACACCCGCAGCTCGAACAGATCCTGGACATCTGCGAGCAGCAGAACTACAAGGTCGTGCTCACCTCCAACGGGCTGATCCCTCAGAAGGTCTGGCCGGTCCTCGAAGGCCGGCTGGACTCCTTCTCCTTCTCTATGGACGGCGCCCGCGAGCAGACGCATGAAGCGATGCGGGGTCCGAACACGTGGCGACCGCTGGTGGGCAGCATGCGCCGCGCCATCGACGCGGGATTCCAGACGCGCGCCATCTTCACGATCACGTCCGACAATGTGGCCGACGTCCAGGACGCGATCGCCTTCGCCGACGATCTGGGGCTGGAGATGCTGTCCTTCCACTACTTCACCCCGACCGGGCTCGGCCTGGACAAGCCGCACCTTCAGCTCCCGCCCGAGCGATGGATGGAACTGTGCGACCAGATCACCGGCTGGGCCGCCGGGCGCCGGCTCCGGGTGTTCTTCCCTCCGTCCTTCGTCCCCGCCGCCCGTCTGCCGGTCCTGGCCGCCCAGGGCTACCGAGGCTGCACCGCCCGGAATCTCGAACGCCTGGCGATCTTCCCGGACGGCCGGGTGTACATCTGCTCGGCGTTCTTCGACACCGATCTGCACTACGGCACGTTCCGCGACGGCGTCATTGAGCCGCGCACAGCCACGGGGCCGACCGAGCTGACGCTCGTCAACAAGATCTCCGCGAACTGCCGGGGGTGCGGCCACGCCGACGTGTGCGGGGGAGGTTGCGCGGCCTACGACCACCTCAACCGCACGCTGGTCAGCTCCGAATGCGACCGGACAACCATTCCGATCTGCCCCCTGTGGTCGATGCCCGCCGAGCCGGCGAACACCGAGCACCGACTCGTCGACCTTCGCTGA
- a CDS encoding amidase: protein MSLPFSWTEWFTADALALADHVRRGAVTAEQVAEQAGAAVDRFGLALGAVVELFADAVADPESTGADRSGLFYGAPLFMKDSGSGMAGRLREWGSPLATGQICAQDCPLTTNLRAAGFNLIGRSSLPEWGKAFDTTYTQDGALVIARNPWNLDRTPGGSSGGSAALVAAGVVPIAKGGDAAGSVRVPAAFTGLVGLKPTRGLLPPPTGTNELANHRVQEGVLTRTVRDQAAALDYMIRPHAGSNFIAAARPSTEFRHLLDSDVPPVRIGVSTSSWGLPGGCDPTIAERVADVGRLLAGLGHSTREVDDDAICDWEPFWQDFTVGWVATTGHWFDIAAQQGLSRAELERRLMPQNRYLLDEFDKLSVSDLRRALYGNARHSARAARLFTEVDVLLTPVYSGPVPLANGPLSLASDSPPEEFLAGFRAAARYTAFGNETGVPGLAVPAGLGTDGLPIGVMLYGSPNQDGLLLQLANQLEQARPEWFGAAPLRLNPAWPEQRQDG from the coding sequence GTGAGCCTGCCGTTTTCCTGGACCGAGTGGTTCACCGCCGACGCACTTGCGCTCGCCGACCATGTCCGCCGCGGAGCCGTCACCGCCGAGCAGGTCGCAGAGCAGGCCGGCGCTGCGGTGGACCGCTTCGGGTTGGCGCTCGGCGCGGTCGTGGAGCTGTTCGCCGACGCCGTGGCCGACCCCGAGTCCACCGGCGCCGACCGATCCGGACTGTTCTACGGCGCACCACTGTTCATGAAGGACTCCGGCTCGGGGATGGCCGGCCGCCTGCGTGAATGGGGGTCGCCACTGGCGACCGGACAGATCTGCGCCCAGGACTGCCCGCTGACCACCAACCTGCGGGCGGCGGGGTTCAACCTCATCGGGCGCAGCAGCCTGCCGGAATGGGGCAAGGCGTTCGACACGACATACACCCAAGACGGTGCGCTGGTCATCGCACGCAACCCCTGGAACCTGGACCGGACCCCCGGCGGGTCCTCAGGAGGCAGCGCCGCCCTGGTCGCAGCAGGCGTGGTCCCTATCGCCAAAGGCGGTGACGCCGCAGGCTCCGTTCGCGTTCCCGCCGCGTTCACCGGCCTGGTCGGGCTCAAGCCAACCCGAGGGCTACTGCCACCCCCGACAGGAACCAACGAACTGGCGAACCACCGAGTCCAGGAAGGGGTCCTAACCCGCACCGTTCGTGACCAGGCCGCAGCGCTCGATTACATGATCCGGCCGCACGCCGGCAGCAACTTCATCGCCGCGGCCCGGCCATCAACCGAGTTCCGACACCTGCTCGACTCCGACGTGCCTCCTGTGCGCATCGGAGTCTCGACGAGCTCATGGGGCCTGCCCGGAGGTTGCGACCCGACGATCGCCGAACGCGTCGCCGACGTCGGACGGCTGCTTGCCGGACTCGGCCACTCAACACGCGAAGTCGACGACGACGCGATCTGCGACTGGGAACCGTTCTGGCAGGACTTCACCGTCGGCTGGGTCGCCACCACAGGACACTGGTTCGACATCGCAGCCCAGCAGGGCCTTTCCCGCGCCGAACTCGAACGGCGCCTCATGCCCCAGAACCGCTACCTTCTCGACGAGTTCGACAAGTTGTCCGTGTCGGACCTACGACGCGCGCTGTACGGCAACGCCCGTCACAGCGCTCGCGCTGCGCGCCTGTTCACTGAGGTCGACGTCCTGCTGACGCCCGTGTATTCCGGCCCAGTCCCATTGGCCAACGGGCCGCTATCACTCGCCAGCGACAGCCCGCCCGAGGAGTTCTTGGCCGGCTTCCGCGCCGCCGCGCGGTACACCGCGTTCGGCAACGAGACAGGCGTTCCGGGGCTGGCGGTTCCTGCCGGCCTCGGAACGGACGGGCTACCGATCGGGGTGATGCTCTACGGGTCACCCAACCAGGACGGACTCCTGCTCCAGCTGGCAAACCAGCTGGAGCAGGCCAGGCCGGAATGGTTCGGGGCGGCGCCCCTGCGACTCAACCCAGCTTGGCCAGAGCAGCGTCAAGACGGCTGA
- the gltX gene encoding glutamate--tRNA ligase, whose protein sequence is MFHVGGARSALYNWATARQQGGTFVLRIEDTDAARNKPEWTEGIISALAAIGISTADPAFEGPYFQSQNADRHRKAAEQLLAAGRAYYCDCTREQVAERTGSEQLGYDGFCRDRGLAYEPGRAMRFRTPDEGQTVVVDLIRGTPSFPNSAIEDFVIARGDGSPVFLLANVVDDLDEGITEVIRGEEHLSNTPKQQLLWEALGATPPIWAHLPVIVNEKRQKLSKRRDKVALEDYLSEGYLPAAMVNYLMLLGWGPKDGVELRPYSELEELFRVEDVNNSSAFFDVRKLASFNGEYIRALTATDFVEACQPWLRSPRAPWAPEDFDASVFEQVAPLVQTRITVLGEVVDYVDFLFLPAPVHDEQSWSKAMKPGAADMLRGSRDALAGCDWRAADIQTALEGVAASLELKMGKAQAPVRVAVTGRTVGFPLFESLESLGRERTLSRLDAALAKLG, encoded by the coding sequence ATGTTCCACGTCGGCGGCGCCCGGTCTGCTCTGTACAACTGGGCGACGGCGCGGCAACAAGGCGGGACGTTCGTTCTTCGGATCGAGGACACCGACGCCGCCCGGAACAAGCCCGAATGGACTGAGGGGATCATCAGCGCGCTTGCGGCTATCGGGATCTCGACTGCCGATCCGGCGTTCGAGGGTCCGTACTTTCAATCCCAGAATGCCGATCGTCATCGCAAGGCAGCCGAGCAGCTGTTGGCTGCCGGTCGCGCATACTACTGCGACTGCACCCGTGAGCAGGTCGCGGAGCGCACAGGTTCCGAGCAGCTCGGCTACGACGGCTTCTGCCGTGATCGCGGACTTGCGTATGAGCCGGGCCGGGCCATGCGCTTCCGGACTCCCGATGAGGGTCAGACGGTCGTCGTCGACCTGATCCGAGGCACGCCGTCGTTCCCGAACTCGGCGATCGAGGACTTCGTGATCGCCCGAGGAGACGGCAGCCCTGTCTTCCTTCTGGCCAACGTCGTCGATGACCTGGACGAGGGGATCACCGAAGTTATCCGGGGTGAGGAACACCTGTCGAACACCCCCAAGCAGCAGTTGCTGTGGGAAGCGCTCGGCGCGACGCCGCCGATCTGGGCGCACCTCCCGGTCATCGTCAACGAGAAGCGGCAGAAGCTCTCCAAGCGGCGTGACAAGGTGGCCTTGGAGGACTATCTGTCCGAGGGCTACCTGCCGGCTGCGATGGTGAACTACCTCATGCTGCTGGGCTGGGGTCCGAAGGACGGCGTGGAGCTGCGGCCGTACTCGGAGCTGGAAGAACTGTTCCGCGTCGAGGACGTCAACAACTCGTCGGCCTTCTTCGATGTGCGCAAGCTGGCGTCGTTCAACGGCGAGTACATCCGTGCGCTCACTGCTACGGACTTCGTCGAGGCATGCCAGCCCTGGCTACGGTCACCGCGCGCTCCGTGGGCTCCGGAAGACTTTGACGCCTCCGTGTTTGAGCAGGTCGCGCCGCTCGTCCAGACCAGGATCACCGTGCTGGGCGAGGTCGTCGATTATGTCGACTTCCTGTTCCTGCCCGCACCGGTCCACGATGAGCAGTCCTGGTCCAAGGCGATGAAGCCGGGGGCGGCGGACATGTTGCGCGGGTCCCGGGACGCGCTGGCGGGTTGCGACTGGCGTGCCGCAGACATCCAGACGGCGTTGGAGGGCGTCGCGGCGTCTCTGGAGCTGAAGATGGGCAAAGCCCAGGCTCCTGTGCGAGTCGCCGTGACGGGACGTACGGTCGGATTCCCGCTGTTCGAGTCGCTGGAGAGCCTGGGCCGCGAGCGGACTCTCAGCCGTCTTGACGCTGCTCTGGCCAAGCTGGGTTGA
- a CDS encoding RING finger protein: MIISSTPTYTFLGQCQRCIRPVRAEQPDTAGDRAQLTCPECQRTVPASRLYATRSTTACDGACMSAVGPNCSCSCEGANHGRSWSTLITEELTVGDALAAFRAKAAAEAARRAARLKRIADAFAARHRDVVEFLRDYDGDFQFLSDMQDKLREAGELSEAQAEGVRRCAERAAQRSAERAKREAARASAGPVPTGKVRVEGVVLTVKDYDAPGPSWSTTYKMLVALDNGSRVWSTVPKALAISYATTKGNWFGLRGARIAFTATVTAKNGDPSFGTASRPTGAELLVPAAA, encoded by the coding sequence GTGATCATCTCCTCCACACCGACCTACACCTTCCTCGGACAGTGCCAGCGCTGCATCCGGCCCGTCCGCGCCGAACAGCCGGACACCGCCGGCGACCGGGCACAGCTCACCTGTCCGGAATGCCAGCGCACGGTGCCTGCGAGTCGGCTGTACGCCACGCGCTCGACCACCGCGTGCGACGGGGCCTGCATGAGCGCCGTCGGCCCGAACTGCTCCTGCTCGTGCGAAGGCGCAAACCACGGCCGCAGCTGGTCGACCCTGATCACTGAGGAGCTGACGGTCGGCGACGCGCTTGCGGCGTTCCGCGCGAAGGCCGCCGCAGAGGCAGCTCGACGCGCTGCCCGACTCAAGAGGATCGCCGACGCATTCGCCGCCCGCCACAGGGACGTCGTGGAGTTCCTTCGTGACTACGACGGCGACTTCCAATTCCTCAGCGACATGCAGGACAAGCTCCGCGAGGCCGGCGAGCTGTCCGAGGCGCAGGCCGAAGGGGTGCGCCGCTGCGCCGAGAGGGCGGCGCAGCGCTCCGCGGAGCGGGCCAAGCGCGAGGCAGCACGGGCTAGTGCAGGGCCGGTGCCGACCGGCAAGGTCCGGGTTGAGGGTGTCGTGCTCACGGTGAAGGACTACGACGCGCCGGGTCCGTCCTGGTCCACCACGTACAAGATGCTGGTGGCTCTCGACAACGGTTCGCGTGTCTGGTCCACCGTGCCTAAGGCGTTGGCGATCAGTTACGCCACGACGAAGGGCAACTGGTTCGGGCTCCGGGGCGCCCGGATAGCGTTCACCGCGACCGTCACCGCGAAGAACGGCGATCCGAGCTTCGGCACGGCCTCCCGGCCGACCGGCGCCGAACTGCTCGTCCCCGCGGCTGCCTGA
- the mobF gene encoding MobF family relaxase has product MTMHKLTAGDGYTYLTRHIAGGDVDRVRGQDAADYYTAKGNPPGMWVGRGAPLLNVAGQQVTEDQMRHVFGSGMHPDADRIIADYLDEHLRADMTDRQLAKVRADAIKAATLGTAFPAYEPLARFDSRVTERLEQIRETTGRAPTEAEIKKIHTEESRRARAAVAGFDLVFAPVKSAALVWALDERPEVRAAVREAHEAARDAALEILETHAAYTRTGRGGIAQIETRGLVAARFDHFDSRAGDPNLHTHVAISSKVQGVDGIWRSLDARALYKMTVAVSEFYNTRFETELTTRTGVSWTERPDTTGKREPVREIAGIDPKMVAHFSSRRTEIEARYEQLLRGFRREHGYDPSRAVCHDLARQANLETREGKKAPRSLAEMREDWRVSLTDTFGRKAVRDLMAAVPGTAAEQAAKKADPVDVDAIAAAVVDRVGQNRSTWTVWNLRAEAERAARIEHGVSTPAEHQELVSAIVAAAVSPAHSIRVDAPALLDEPASLRRADRESVFTEHGAAKFTSAAILAAETRLVEAATTRTAFGATAARVGAVLDGFEARSGVRLDAGQHHMATAFAVDDRLVVAGIGPAGSGKTTAMRAYAEAVAASGQRLIPLATSSAAADVLARDLGAKAENLHKFLHEYSDAPTAGASKALWNGTGIPAWARGFALRPGDVVLVDEAGMAGTFNLDRLVQIAAHRGAVVRLLGDYRQLGAVESGGALRLIANQAGAVELSTLHRFNNPREAEATLKVRVGDSSALDFYADAGRIRSGSAQGMIEAAYAGWKTDMLAGKKTIMAAATTADVTALSAQARLDRIEAGHVEADGARLRDGNLAGRGDWIVTRDNDRKNKVSRGRDWVKNGDAWTVTKRHRDGSLTVKNIEHQGTVRLSAEYVSAHVELLYATTTNRAQGSTVDTAHPLITAEMSRENLYVILSRAQERTSLYVETHELLPFDEDDRLDRVKNDPRQFAAREVLTAILNREGNEISATEAIAASQQAAGSLATIAPRFQHALETAVRPAYKELVYKTFTVDDGTETGDTSIPDAIATGPGYAKLRRTLLASDQAGHSPAALLARAANDIGITDADSLSEQPAADLARRINTLLDLRHTAAPEQDRRPARLPAWYSIPTAADVSAAADIPPYLRHAQDVIASRVDQLADIALAERPAWLTALGPVPDDEHAVTDWRRHVAAVAAYRDQHQITSDDPRQVLGSHSDADDVSGTPYRHALQAVLAARDINHLDDHSDPREIYRTLPQGARQRVDLTLTDSLGALFLVAGASAQERPALLPEHVEHLRLALLAHGHLGQREQSQADDGTPSPRPVEMSLADRRRATRDAERAARRERVLSGQGPDRTSSRQQRRGQPVTKRLTEQQEAPRLIEQPQQVQQPGRQIGM; this is encoded by the coding sequence ATGACCATGCACAAGCTCACCGCCGGAGACGGCTACACCTACCTCACTCGGCACATCGCCGGGGGCGACGTCGACCGCGTTCGAGGGCAGGACGCGGCGGACTACTACACCGCCAAGGGCAACCCTCCGGGGATGTGGGTCGGCCGCGGAGCACCGCTCCTGAACGTCGCCGGCCAGCAGGTCACCGAGGACCAAATGCGGCACGTCTTCGGTTCCGGGATGCACCCCGACGCCGACCGGATCATCGCCGATTACCTCGATGAGCATCTGCGCGCCGACATGACCGATCGGCAGCTCGCAAAGGTCCGCGCCGACGCCATCAAGGCCGCGACGCTCGGGACAGCGTTCCCGGCCTATGAGCCGCTGGCCCGGTTCGACTCCCGCGTCACCGAACGGCTGGAGCAGATCCGCGAGACCACCGGCCGGGCCCCTACCGAGGCCGAGATCAAGAAGATCCACACCGAGGAGTCACGGCGAGCTCGCGCCGCCGTTGCGGGTTTCGACCTCGTGTTCGCGCCGGTCAAAAGCGCCGCGCTGGTGTGGGCATTAGACGAGCGGCCCGAGGTCCGAGCCGCGGTGCGCGAGGCGCACGAGGCTGCCCGGGACGCCGCGTTGGAGATCCTGGAGACCCATGCCGCCTACACCCGCACCGGCCGCGGCGGCATCGCGCAGATCGAGACCCGGGGCTTGGTCGCCGCCCGGTTCGACCACTTCGACTCCCGCGCCGGCGACCCGAACCTGCACACCCACGTCGCGATCTCCTCCAAGGTGCAGGGTGTCGACGGCATCTGGCGCTCGCTCGATGCTCGCGCGCTCTACAAGATGACGGTAGCGGTCAGCGAGTTCTACAACACCCGCTTCGAGACCGAGCTGACGACGCGGACCGGAGTGTCCTGGACTGAGCGTCCGGACACCACCGGCAAGCGGGAACCGGTGCGCGAGATCGCCGGGATCGACCCGAAGATGGTCGCGCACTTCTCCTCCCGTCGGACTGAGATCGAGGCGCGATACGAGCAGCTGCTGCGCGGCTTCCGCCGCGAGCACGGATACGACCCGTCCCGTGCGGTCTGCCACGACCTTGCCCGGCAAGCGAATCTGGAGACCCGCGAGGGTAAGAAGGCGCCGCGTTCTCTGGCCGAGATGCGGGAGGACTGGAGGGTCTCGCTCACCGACACCTTCGGGCGCAAAGCGGTCCGCGACCTGATGGCCGCGGTCCCGGGAACCGCCGCAGAGCAGGCCGCGAAGAAGGCCGATCCGGTCGACGTCGACGCGATCGCGGCGGCCGTCGTGGACCGTGTCGGACAGAACCGCTCGACCTGGACGGTGTGGAACCTTCGCGCCGAAGCCGAGCGCGCGGCTCGGATCGAGCACGGCGTCTCCACCCCTGCCGAGCACCAAGAGCTGGTCTCCGCGATCGTCGCCGCTGCCGTATCTCCGGCGCACTCGATCCGAGTCGATGCTCCGGCGCTGCTGGACGAGCCGGCCTCGCTGCGCCGCGCCGACAGGGAGTCTGTGTTCACCGAGCACGGCGCCGCGAAGTTCACCTCCGCGGCGATCCTGGCCGCCGAAACCCGGCTGGTCGAAGCCGCCACGACGCGCACCGCCTTCGGCGCTACCGCCGCCCGGGTCGGCGCGGTGCTGGACGGATTCGAGGCCCGATCCGGCGTCCGGCTGGACGCCGGCCAGCACCACATGGCCACGGCCTTCGCCGTCGACGACCGCCTTGTGGTCGCCGGAATCGGTCCGGCGGGCTCGGGCAAGACGACCGCGATGCGCGCTTACGCCGAGGCCGTCGCCGCCTCCGGACAGCGCCTTATACCCCTGGCCACCTCGTCGGCAGCGGCCGATGTCCTCGCCCGCGACCTGGGCGCCAAGGCCGAGAACCTGCACAAGTTCCTGCACGAGTACTCCGACGCGCCGACCGCCGGCGCGTCCAAGGCGCTGTGGAACGGGACCGGCATTCCGGCTTGGGCCCGCGGGTTCGCGCTGCGTCCCGGCGACGTCGTCCTGGTCGACGAAGCGGGCATGGCCGGCACGTTCAACCTTGACCGCCTCGTCCAGATCGCCGCGCACCGCGGAGCTGTCGTGCGGCTGCTGGGCGACTACCGGCAGCTCGGCGCGGTCGAATCCGGAGGCGCGCTGCGGCTGATCGCCAACCAGGCCGGAGCGGTCGAGTTGAGCACGCTGCACCGCTTCAACAACCCGCGCGAGGCCGAGGCCACCCTCAAGGTGCGCGTCGGCGACAGCTCCGCACTCGACTTCTACGCCGACGCCGGGCGCATCCGCTCCGGCTCCGCTCAAGGCATGATCGAAGCCGCCTACGCCGGGTGGAAGACAGACATGCTCGCCGGCAAGAAGACCATCATGGCCGCGGCCACCACCGCCGACGTCACCGCGCTGTCCGCACAGGCACGACTCGACCGTATCGAGGCCGGCCACGTCGAAGCCGACGGCGCACGGCTGCGAGACGGGAACCTCGCTGGCCGCGGAGACTGGATCGTCACCCGCGACAACGACCGCAAGAACAAGGTGTCGCGCGGCCGGGACTGGGTGAAGAACGGCGACGCCTGGACCGTCACTAAACGCCACCGCGACGGATCACTGACCGTCAAGAACATCGAGCACCAGGGCACCGTCCGGCTCTCGGCAGAGTACGTCTCGGCCCACGTTGAGCTGCTGTATGCGACCACGACCAACCGCGCCCAGGGCTCCACGGTGGACACCGCCCACCCGCTCATCACCGCCGAGATGAGCCGCGAGAACCTGTACGTGATCCTCTCCCGCGCCCAAGAACGGACGTCGCTCTACGTCGAGACCCACGAACTGCTCCCGTTCGACGAAGACGATCGCTTGGACCGGGTGAAGAACGACCCGCGCCAGTTCGCCGCACGCGAAGTCCTCACCGCCATCCTCAACCGCGAGGGCAACGAGATCTCTGCGACCGAGGCCATCGCCGCATCCCAGCAGGCCGCCGGATCTTTGGCGACCATCGCCCCGCGCTTCCAGCACGCCCTTGAGACCGCCGTCCGGCCCGCCTACAAGGAACTCGTCTACAAGACGTTCACTGTCGACGACGGCACCGAGACCGGCGACACCTCGATCCCCGACGCCATCGCCACCGGCCCCGGCTACGCCAAGCTGCGCCGCACCCTCCTGGCCAGCGACCAGGCCGGCCACAGCCCCGCCGCGTTGCTCGCCCGAGCCGCCAACGACATCGGGATCACCGACGCCGACAGCCTGTCCGAACAGCCCGCCGCGGACCTCGCGCGCCGGATCAACACGCTGCTCGATCTCCGCCACACCGCCGCTCCCGAGCAGGACCGGCGGCCGGCCAGGCTTCCCGCCTGGTACTCGATTCCGACTGCCGCGGACGTCTCCGCCGCCGCCGACATCCCGCCCTACCTGCGTCACGCCCAGGACGTGATCGCCAGCCGCGTCGACCAACTCGCGGACATCGCGCTTGCCGAGCGGCCCGCATGGCTCACCGCGCTCGGACCGGTCCCCGACGACGAACATGCCGTGACCGACTGGCGTCGGCATGTCGCGGCCGTCGCGGCGTACCGGGACCAGCACCAGATCACGTCCGACGATCCGCGGCAGGTTCTCGGCTCGCATTCGGACGCCGACGACGTTTCTGGAACGCCATACCGCCACGCGTTGCAAGCCGTCCTTGCAGCACGCGACATCAACCACCTTGATGACCACTCTGACCCTCGTGAGATCTACCGCACCCTGCCGCAAGGTGCACGGCAGAGAGTCGATCTCACGCTCACCGATTCACTCGGGGCCCTGTTCCTTGTTGCCGGGGCGTCCGCCCAAGAGCGGCCGGCCTTGCTCCCCGAGCACGTCGAGCACCTGCGGCTCGCGCTACTCGCACACGGGCACTTGGGGCAGCGCGAGCAGAGTCAGGCCGACGATGGAACGCCGTCGCCCCGGCCAGTGGAGATGAGCCTCGCCGACCGCCGCCGAGCAACGCGCGACGCCGAACGGGCGGCTCGGCGTGAACGAGTCCTCAGCGGTCAAGGTCCGGATCGAACATCCTCGCGCCAGCAGCGACGGGGGCAGCCGGTCACCAAGCGCTTGACTGAGCAACAGGAGGCACCGCGCCTGATTGAGCAGCCTCAGCAGGTGCAGCAACCGGGCCGACAGATCGGGATGTAA